A portion of the Anabas testudineus chromosome 22, fAnaTes1.2, whole genome shotgun sequence genome contains these proteins:
- the pcyox1 gene encoding prenylcysteine oxidase 1 has product MPTMNVQTLTLRALLFLGLWQTGRRSLASAPKLQHPPEKIAVVGAGIGGAAAAFYLRQEFGDGVKIDVFEPGAVGGRLATVKVGDHEYEMGGTVIHPLNLHMKHFIEKLGLSPKKDVPSKMAIFDGNEIVFQESDWFIVNFLRMLWQYGFNFLRMQMWVESIMDKFMRIYQYQQYGYSFSSVDRLLHAMGGDGFLTLMNQTLEETMIAEGFSQNFLNDIVAPITRVNYGQTLRIHGFVGAVSVAGADSGLWSVDGGNKRVCSGLLYHSKSELIPARVTSISFTHRPSKMGPTNSFYELNYVGESGSAHSLYDIVVIATPLHQGKSDITFSGFSPPIPSHYPGRYQQTVSTMVHGLLNMSYLGTTESAEGFTASDILTTELEGSVIFSLSSVDPVHIPEGYKRPPASQRKVWRLFSPQSLSQEQLQNIFVSWDSVSETRWLAYPLYRLPYRKSPPFILHDRLYYLNAVEWAASAMEMSAISARNLALLAHHHWHGQVDKIDQEDLHTRLRGEL; this is encoded by the exons ATGCCCACGATGAATGTGCAAACGCTGACACTCAGAGCCCTGCTGTTCCTGGGGCTATGGCAGACTGGGAGGAGAAGTTTAGCCTCAGCTCCAAAGCTGCAACATCCACCTGAAAAGATAG CCGTGGTTGGAGCAGGCAttggtggagcagcagcagcattttaccTGAGGCAAGAGTTCGGAGACGGGGTGAAGATTGATGTGTTTGAACCTGGAGCTGTGGGTGGGCGACTGGCGACAGTGAAGGTCGGCGATCATGAGTATGAGATGGGAGGCACAGTGATCCATCCTCTGAACCTACACATGAAGCACTTCATTGAAAAACTAG GTCTTTCTCCAAAGAAAGATGTCCCCTCTAAAATGGCAATCTTTGATGGAAACGAGATTGTGTTTCAAGAGAGTGACTGGTTTATAGTTAATTTCTTACGCATGCTGTGGCAATACGGGTTCAACTTCCTCCGCATGCAGATGTGGGTGGAGAGCATTATGGACAAATTTATGAG GATTTACCAGTATCAGCAGTACGGTTACTCATTCTCCAGCGTAGATAGGCTCCTGCATGCCATGGGTGGAGATGGTTTTCTTACCTTGATGAATCAAACTCTGGAGGAAACCATGATAGCTGAAGGATTTTCACAGAACTTCCTCAATGATATTGTTGCGCCCATTACTCGTGTCAACTATGGCCAAACTCTCCGCATCCATGGCTTTGTGG GGGCTGTTTCGGTAGCAGGAGCAGATTCAGGCCTGTGGTCAGTGGATGGAGGCAATAAAAGAGTTTGCTCAGGACTGCTGTACCACAGTAAAAGTGAGCTCATCCCTGCCAGAGTGACTTCCATTTCATTCACACATCGACCTTCCAAGATGG GCCCCACAAACAGCTTCTATGAACTCAATTACGTTGGAGAATCAGGCTCAGCTCACTCCCTGTATGACATTGTGGTAATTGCAACTCCACTCCACCAGGGAAAGTCTGATATCACCTTTTCAGGCTTCTCTCCTCCAATCCCTTCCCACTACCCCGGACGCTACCAACAGACTGTGTCCACTATGGTTCATGGCTTGCTGAACATGTCTTACCTGGGGACCACCGAGTCAGCTGAGGGGTTCACTGCTTCTGACATCTTAACCACAGAGTTAGAAGGCTCTGTTATTTTCAGCCTGAGCTCTGTCGACCCTGTGCACATCCCTGAAGGTTACAAACGACCCCCCGCCAGCCAGCGCAAAGTTTGGAGGTTGTTCTCTCCACAGTCGCTGTCTCAAGAACAGCTGCAGAATATATTTGTCTCCTGGGATTCGGTTTCTGAGACTCGCTGGCTAGCTTATCCTCTGTACCGCCTCCCATATCGTAAGAGCCCCCCCTTCATCCTGCACGACAGGCTGTATTACCTAAACGCTGTGGAGTGGGCAGCTAGCGCTATGGAAATGAGCGCCATCTCTGCCAGGAACCTGGCCCTGCTGGCACACCACCACTGGCACGGACAGGTCGACAAGATCGACCAGGAAGATTTGCACACTCGACTACGAGGGGAACTCTGA
- the LOC113148087 gene encoding uncharacterized protein LOC113148087 isoform X1, with translation MGFLVPVFVFLSVAAFHPALSASLESAEKEETVVHYDGLTELQKIDQMEFEAARKIEAAQKNVTEQQNEEIHYLEAVQDGSEEEHVEAEDDNTAEGGDNSNAAAQEESESESSEEADEHHKAVTETVSSFDEVSQESAKEQDVLE, from the exons ATGGGTTTTCTGGTGCCAGTGTTTGTCTTCCTATCTGTGGCAGCATTTCACCCTG CTCTCTCAGCATCTCTGGAgtctgcagagaaagaggaaactgtCGTTCACTACG ATGGGCTAACTGAACTACAGAAGATAG ATCAGATGGAGTTCGAGGCTGCTCGGAAGATTGAGGCTGCTCAGAAGAATG TTACAGAGCAACAGAATGAGGAGATCCACTACCTTG AGGCTGTTCAGGATGGATCGG aggaggagcaCGTTGAAGCTGAGGATGACAACACAG CAGAGGGAGGTGACAACTCTAACGCTGCAGCTCAGGAGG AGTCAGAGTCTGAGTCCTCAGAGGAAGCAGATG AGCACCACAAGGCAGTGACAGAGACTGTGAGCAGTTTCG ATGAAGTCAGTCAGGAATCAGCTAAGGAGCAAG
- the LOC113148087 gene encoding RNA polymerase II-associated factor 1 homolog isoform X2, whose amino-acid sequence MGFLVPVFVFLSVAAFHPALSASLESAEKEETVVHYDGLTELQKIDQMEFEAARKIEAAQKNVTEQQNEEIHYLEAVQDGSEEEHVEAEDDNTEGGDNSNAAAQEESESESSEEADEHHKAVTETVSSFDEVSQESAKEQDVLE is encoded by the exons ATGGGTTTTCTGGTGCCAGTGTTTGTCTTCCTATCTGTGGCAGCATTTCACCCTG CTCTCTCAGCATCTCTGGAgtctgcagagaaagaggaaactgtCGTTCACTACG ATGGGCTAACTGAACTACAGAAGATAG ATCAGATGGAGTTCGAGGCTGCTCGGAAGATTGAGGCTGCTCAGAAGAATG TTACAGAGCAACAGAATGAGGAGATCCACTACCTTG AGGCTGTTCAGGATGGATCGG aggaggagcaCGTTGAAGCTGAGGATGACAACACAG AGGGAGGTGACAACTCTAACGCTGCAGCTCAGGAGG AGTCAGAGTCTGAGTCCTCAGAGGAAGCAGATG AGCACCACAAGGCAGTGACAGAGACTGTGAGCAGTTTCG ATGAAGTCAGTCAGGAATCAGCTAAGGAGCAAG
- the LOC113148087 gene encoding uncharacterized protein LOC113148087 isoform X3: MGFLVPVFVFLSVAAFHPALSASLESAEKEETVVHYDGLTELQKIDQMEFEAARKIEAAQKNVTEQQNEEIHYLEAVQDGSEEEHVEAEDDNTAEGGDNSNAAAQEESESESSEEADEHHKAVTETVSSFDVLE, translated from the exons ATGGGTTTTCTGGTGCCAGTGTTTGTCTTCCTATCTGTGGCAGCATTTCACCCTG CTCTCTCAGCATCTCTGGAgtctgcagagaaagaggaaactgtCGTTCACTACG ATGGGCTAACTGAACTACAGAAGATAG ATCAGATGGAGTTCGAGGCTGCTCGGAAGATTGAGGCTGCTCAGAAGAATG TTACAGAGCAACAGAATGAGGAGATCCACTACCTTG AGGCTGTTCAGGATGGATCGG aggaggagcaCGTTGAAGCTGAGGATGACAACACAG CAGAGGGAGGTGACAACTCTAACGCTGCAGCTCAGGAGG AGTCAGAGTCTGAGTCCTCAGAGGAAGCAGATG AGCACCACAAGGCAGTGACAGAGACTGTGAGCAGTTTCG